The following coding sequences are from one Bacteroidota bacterium window:
- a CDS encoding nicotinate-nucleotide adenylyltransferase has product MKVGLFFGSFNPIHVGHMVIANYMLANSDLDRIWFVVSPHNPLKEKNSLLPETHRLQMVTLAIGDNNKMKASNIEFKLPQPSYTINTLAHLKEKYPNNDFALIMGSDNLEGFHKWKNYEEILKHYELYVYPRPNIKGSELFNHKRVKMIDAPLMEISSTSIRKAIKDKKDVRYFVAPAVWEYMREMHFYEK; this is encoded by the coding sequence ATGAAAGTCGGTTTATTCTTCGGTTCCTTTAATCCCATCCATGTTGGACACATGGTGATTGCGAATTATATGTTGGCAAATTCCGACCTGGATCGTATCTGGTTTGTGGTTTCTCCACACAACCCACTCAAAGAAAAGAATTCACTCCTCCCGGAAACGCATCGCTTGCAGATGGTGACCCTTGCCATTGGGGATAATAATAAAATGAAAGCGAGTAATATCGAATTTAAATTGCCCCAACCTTCTTATACCATCAATACATTAGCACATTTAAAAGAGAAGTATCCGAACAATGATTTTGCATTGATCATGGGAAGCGACAATCTGGAAGGGTTTCACAAATGGAAAAATTACGAAGAAATTTTAAAACACTACGAATTGTATGTGTATCCGCGTCCGAATATTAAAGGCTCAGAGTTGTTTAATCATAAACGAGTAAAAATGATTGATGCTCCCTTAATGGAGATTTCATCCACCTCTATCCGAAAGGCGATAAAAGACAAAAAAGATGTTCGCTATTTCGTTGCTCCTGCTGTGTGGGAATACATGCGAGAGATGCATTTTTACGAAAAATAA
- the purD gene encoding phosphoribosylamine--glycine ligase: protein MNILILGSGGREHAFAWKLAQSKKLSKLYIAPGNAGTSSVGTNVAIAVTDFEGIKKFVLENAINMVVVGPEDPLVKGIYDYFQADPQLKNVAVIGPQKAGAELEGSKDFSKKFMIRHGIPTARYETFTKDTLAEGLKFLETLQPPYVLKADGLAAGKGVVIPTTLEDAKKELTEMLANAKFGAASAKVVIEEFLKGIELSVFVLTDGNSYKILPAAKDYKRIGEGDKGLNTGGMGAISPVPFADEAFIKKVEDRVIIPTIDGLKKEGIVYKGFIFIGLMNDSGDPKVIEYNVRMGDPETESVIPRIKSDLLDLFEGVANGNLNEKTFEVDSRFATTVMMVAGGYPEEYAKGDVMTGFELVEGSIAFHAGTKQDGNNVVTNGGRVIAITSYGNTMNEALKKSFANAERIQYKGKYYRRDIGKDLEVYYK, encoded by the coding sequence ATGAACATTTTAATTTTAGGATCCGGTGGCCGCGAACATGCATTTGCATGGAAATTAGCACAGAGTAAAAAACTAAGCAAATTATACATTGCTCCAGGAAATGCAGGAACTTCCAGTGTAGGAACAAATGTTGCAATTGCCGTGACAGATTTTGAAGGCATCAAAAAATTTGTTTTGGAGAATGCCATCAACATGGTTGTTGTTGGTCCGGAAGACCCATTGGTAAAAGGTATTTATGATTATTTTCAAGCAGATCCCCAATTAAAAAATGTTGCAGTAATCGGTCCGCAAAAAGCGGGAGCAGAATTGGAAGGCAGTAAGGATTTTTCGAAAAAATTTATGATTCGCCATGGCATCCCAACCGCACGATACGAGACATTTACGAAAGATACATTAGCAGAAGGATTAAAATTTTTAGAGACACTTCAACCTCCATATGTTTTAAAAGCGGATGGATTGGCTGCTGGGAAAGGTGTTGTGATTCCAACAACCTTAGAAGATGCAAAAAAAGAATTGACCGAAATGTTAGCCAATGCGAAGTTTGGTGCGGCATCTGCAAAAGTAGTGATTGAAGAATTTTTAAAAGGTATTGAGCTTTCTGTTTTTGTTTTAACAGATGGAAACTCTTATAAAATATTACCTGCTGCAAAAGATTACAAAAGAATTGGTGAAGGCGACAAAGGATTAAACACGGGCGGAATGGGCGCCATTTCTCCCGTTCCATTTGCAGATGAAGCATTTATTAAAAAGGTAGAAGACCGTGTAATTATTCCAACCATCGATGGATTAAAAAAGGAAGGCATTGTTTACAAAGGATTTATTTTTATTGGATTGATGAATGATAGTGGTGACCCGAAAGTGATTGAGTACAATGTTCGCATGGGCGATCCGGAAACCGAATCTGTGATTCCAAGAATCAAATCTGATTTGTTGGATTTGTTTGAAGGTGTTGCCAACGGAAACTTAAATGAAAAAACGTTCGAAGTGGATAGTCGTTTTGCTACAACAGTAATGATGGTTGCAGGTGGCTATCCGGAGGAATACGCAAAAGGAGATGTAATGACAGGATTTGAATTGGTAGAAGGAAGTATCGCCTTTCATGCAGGAACAAAACAAGATGGGAATAACGTTGTTACAAATGGTGGGCGTGTAATTGCAATTACATCTTATGGGAACACTATGAACGAAGCATTAAAAAAATCGTTTGCGAATGCCGAACGTATTCAATACAAAGGAAAGTATTATAGAAGAGATATTGGAAAAGATTTGGAAGTGTATTATAAATAA
- a CDS encoding TM2 domain-containing protein: MEHKTERELSTIYIVESADTLILQIDKAVADSIVKKNSSKEQNKKKLISAFFAFPFPLGFMGAHRVMLGTKPWVPVVYVATFGGCFGVLPLIDFFVITFSKDIEQYENNPNIFMWLK; encoded by the coding sequence ATGGAACATAAAACGGAAAGGGAGTTGTCTACGATTTACATCGTTGAATCAGCTGACACACTTATTTTACAAATCGATAAAGCGGTTGCAGATTCGATCGTAAAAAAGAATTCGAGCAAGGAACAAAACAAAAAAAAACTCATTTCTGCCTTTTTTGCTTTCCCTTTCCCTTTAGGATTTATGGGCGCTCACAGAGTGATGTTGGGAACAAAACCATGGGTGCCCGTTGTTTATGTGGCAACATTTGGAGGCTGTTTTGGAGTGCTTCCGCTGATTGATTTTTTTGTAATTACATTTAGCAAAGACATTGAGCAGTACGAAAACAATCCCAACATTTTTATGTGGTTGAAATAA
- a CDS encoding PDZ domain-containing protein, giving the protein MNRPKFYIYLPIVFALVLILGIFIGSTFNLRTTPGTISVDGNGAYSKIDQILKYVEEQYVDTIKTKDLVDKTIVSLLANLDPHSSYITAEELIASNEPLLGNFEGIGVEFNIVEDTIRVIAAIPGGPSELVGVQAGDKIIKVDGKVVAGIKITNKQVMENLKGKGGTKVKVSMMRRGKRGLLDFVITRGTIPIHSIDVSYMVNPKTGYIKISRFGATTYDEYMQAFEKLRGQGMQQLIIDLRGNGGGFLNSAVDIADELLSEGKEIVYTIGKARPRKDYKATRRGEFENGKLMVLIDDGSASASEILAGALQDNDRATIIGRRSFGKGLVQEQSEFSDSSAIRLTIARYYTPTGRSIQKSYADGVEAYYEEENNRYANGELENADSIKITDSIKFTTPAGKIVYGGGGIIPDVFVGLDTAGRSLYLTEVFFTGTANDFAFEYADRERTKLKSYKTVENFNKSFVVTPAILEEFIAYAEKNKIKRNNKEIAISQNILKNQLKALIARNIFNGEGYYQVIQTQDNVLKKAIELMK; this is encoded by the coding sequence TTTGCATTAGTGCTCATTCTGGGAATTTTTATCGGAAGCACATTCAATCTTAGAACAACTCCCGGAACCATTTCTGTTGACGGAAATGGAGCGTACAGTAAAATTGACCAGATATTGAAGTATGTAGAAGAGCAATATGTGGATACCATTAAAACCAAGGACTTAGTTGATAAAACAATTGTTTCTCTCTTAGCGAATTTAGATCCACATTCCAGTTACATCACAGCAGAAGAACTGATTGCCAGCAACGAACCTTTGTTAGGAAATTTTGAAGGGATAGGTGTTGAATTTAATATAGTGGAGGATACCATTCGTGTTATTGCGGCCATTCCCGGTGGCCCGTCCGAATTGGTTGGCGTACAAGCAGGCGACAAAATTATTAAGGTGGATGGGAAAGTAGTGGCTGGTATTAAAATCACCAACAAACAGGTGATGGAAAACTTAAAAGGCAAAGGTGGTACAAAAGTAAAAGTAAGTATGATGCGCAGAGGAAAACGCGGGTTACTTGATTTTGTAATTACGCGTGGAACAATTCCAATACATAGCATAGACGTGTCCTACATGGTGAATCCGAAAACAGGATATATAAAGATTAGTCGATTTGGAGCTACCACTTATGATGAATACATGCAAGCGTTTGAAAAATTGCGTGGGCAAGGAATGCAACAATTGATTATTGATTTGCGTGGGAATGGCGGTGGATTCTTGAATTCAGCGGTTGACATTGCCGATGAATTATTGAGTGAAGGAAAAGAAATTGTTTACACCATCGGTAAAGCGCGCCCAAGAAAGGATTACAAAGCAACACGAAGAGGTGAATTTGAAAACGGAAAATTAATGGTGTTGATTGATGATGGCTCGGCATCGGCCAGTGAAATTTTAGCGGGCGCTTTACAAGATAATGACCGCGCAACCATTATTGGCAGACGTTCGTTTGGAAAAGGATTGGTGCAGGAACAAAGTGAATTTTCTGATAGTTCAGCCATCCGATTAACCATTGCCCGTTATTATACTCCAACCGGTAGAAGTATTCAAAAATCGTATGCAGATGGTGTGGAAGCATATTACGAAGAAGAGAATAATCGGTATGCAAATGGGGAGTTGGAAAATGCAGATAGCATTAAAATTACCGACTCGATAAAATTTACAACCCCTGCAGGTAAGATTGTTTATGGCGGAGGCGGAATTATTCCGGATGTATTTGTTGGACTGGATACAGCAGGACGATCACTTTATTTAACGGAAGTGTTTTTTACCGGTACAGCCAACGACTTTGCATTTGAATATGCAGATAGAGAACGCACAAAGTTAAAATCCTACAAAACGGTAGAAAATTTTAATAAGTCGTTTGTTGTTACTCCGGCAATTTTGGAGGAGTTTATTGCCTATGCTGAAAAGAATAAAATTAAACGGAATAATAAGGAAATTGCGATTTCTCAAAACATTTTGAAGAACCAGTTAAAAGCTTTGATTGCTCGTAATATTTTTAATGGTGAAGGTTATTATCAGGTGATTCAAACACAAGACAATGTGCTGAAAAAAGCAATTGAGTTAATGAAGTAA
- a CDS encoding superoxide dismutase has product MAFELPKLPYAYTALEPHIDAQTMEIHHSKHHQAYVTNLNAAIAGSETEKLSIEEICKNISKYPMPVRNNGGGHYNHSLFWTVMGPNAGGEPTGDLAAAITSAFGSFADFKTQFATAGATRFGSGWAWLIVKDGKLAVCSTPNQDNPLMDIAEVKGTPILGMDVWEHAYYLKYQNKRPDYIAAFWNVVNWAEVAKRFAAAK; this is encoded by the coding sequence ATGGCTTTCGAATTACCTAAATTACCGTATGCCTACACAGCATTAGAGCCTCATATTGATGCTCAAACGATGGAGATTCATCATTCAAAACATCATCAAGCCTATGTAACGAACTTAAATGCAGCGATTGCAGGTTCTGAAACAGAAAAATTGAGTATCGAAGAAATCTGCAAAAACATTTCGAAATACCCGATGCCGGTTCGTAACAATGGTGGTGGACACTATAATCACTCCCTTTTTTGGACAGTAATGGGTCCAAATGCCGGTGGTGAACCTACAGGCGACTTGGCAGCAGCAATTACCAGTGCTTTTGGTTCGTTTGCTGACTTTAAAACGCAATTTGCGACTGCAGGAGCAACTCGTTTCGGTTCAGGTTGGGCATGGTTGATTGTAAAAGATGGAAAATTAGCGGTTTGTTCAACTCCAAATCAAGATAATCCTTTGATGGATATTGCGGAAGTAAAAGGAACACCGATTTTAGGAATGGATGTGTGGGAACATGCATACTACTTAAAATATCAAAACAAACGCCCGGATTATATCGCAGCTTTTTGGAATGTTGTGAATTGGGCAGAAGTTGCTAAGCGCTTTGCAGCAGCAAAATAA
- the purQ gene encoding phosphoribosylformylglycinamidine synthase subunit PurQ, translating to MSKFGVVIFPGSNCDQDMIYVLRDIMGQDVVELWHKDTDLKGCDFIVLPGGFSYGDYLRSGAIARFSPIMEKVIEFANKGGYVLGVCNGFQILCEAGLVPGALLHNNERKFICKNVFIKAENNSTLITSEVPLEKALKIPIAHGEGKYYADADTIKQLNANGQIIFRYCDENGNVTDASNPNGATENIAGVCNAGKNVFGMMPHPERATDGELSNIDGRWIFDSILSLVKN from the coding sequence ATGAGCAAATTTGGAGTTGTTATTTTCCCGGGGTCAAACTGTGATCAAGACATGATTTATGTTTTAAGAGACATCATGGGGCAGGATGTGGTTGAGTTGTGGCACAAAGATACCGATTTGAAGGGCTGTGATTTTATAGTGCTGCCGGGAGGGTTTTCGTATGGCGATTACCTTCGTTCCGGAGCGATTGCGCGTTTTTCACCAATCATGGAAAAAGTGATTGAGTTTGCCAACAAAGGTGGATATGTGCTGGGTGTTTGTAATGGATTCCAAATTTTATGTGAAGCCGGATTGGTTCCGGGAGCCTTATTACACAATAACGAACGAAAGTTTATCTGCAAAAACGTATTTATAAAAGCAGAAAACAATTCTACTTTAATTACATCCGAAGTTCCGCTTGAAAAAGCGCTTAAAATACCTATTGCTCATGGTGAAGGGAAGTATTATGCGGATGCTGACACCATCAAACAGTTAAATGCAAACGGACAAATTATTTTCCGCTATTGCGATGAAAATGGAAATGTAACGGATGCTTCTAATCCAAATGGGGCAACAGAAAACATTGCTGGTGTTTGTAATGCTGGTAAAAATGTGTTTGGAATGATGCCTCACCCTGAAAGAGCAACCGATGGTGAATTAAGCAACATTGATGGACGTTGGATTTTTGACTCTATCCTAAGCTTAGTTAAAAACTAA